In a genomic window of Cytobacillus sp. FSL H8-0458:
- a CDS encoding NAD-dependent succinate-semialdehyde dehydrogenase has product MLYINGEWKSSNKNKSITVYNPATLEKFGTVAYGGKEEAEEAIQAASAAFQDWKKTSAVEKSQYLRKIADCLREREEDLAVTITKEMGKPLKESLGEVKLAISYMDWYAEEAKRIYGETIPASSRDKRILVLQEPVGVTGAITPWNFPAAMVTRKIAPALAAGCPVILKPASATPLTAVKIFEAIHQAGLPKGVANLIIGPSNEIAQTLLDSKQVRKLTFTGSTAVGKKLMRDASNTVKKVSMELGGHAPFIVFEDADLEKAAEAAVASKFRNAGQTCVCTNRIYVQKEAAEEFTRLFAEKVNRLQIGNGMDDDTDIGPLINEESLDKVVEHVEDAKEKGGVVICGGSLADMNAKGVFYQPTVIQHAHESMKIAREETFGPVVPIFTFETEEEAIERANHPEYGLASYCFTSDLNRAFRVMESLEYGIIGINDAMPTTAQAPFGGMKESGVGREGGKYGLMEYLEEKFVSLNIG; this is encoded by the coding sequence ATGCTATATATTAATGGTGAATGGAAATCTTCCAATAAAAATAAATCGATAACTGTGTATAATCCTGCTACTTTAGAAAAATTTGGTACGGTCGCTTATGGAGGAAAGGAAGAGGCCGAGGAAGCAATCCAGGCAGCATCCGCTGCCTTTCAAGACTGGAAGAAAACAAGCGCAGTTGAGAAATCACAATATCTTAGAAAAATCGCCGATTGTCTAAGAGAAAGAGAAGAAGATCTGGCAGTAACCATTACGAAAGAGATGGGGAAACCTCTGAAAGAATCCCTTGGTGAAGTCAAACTGGCGATTTCCTATATGGATTGGTATGCAGAGGAAGCGAAGCGTATTTATGGGGAGACCATTCCAGCTTCCAGCAGGGATAAACGCATACTGGTACTGCAGGAGCCGGTTGGAGTGACGGGCGCGATTACACCATGGAACTTTCCAGCCGCCATGGTTACCCGCAAAATTGCACCAGCGTTAGCTGCCGGGTGTCCTGTCATCCTAAAACCAGCTTCAGCTACTCCCTTAACGGCAGTGAAGATATTCGAAGCCATTCATCAGGCTGGCCTGCCTAAAGGAGTAGCCAATTTGATTATTGGACCTTCTAATGAGATTGCTCAAACGTTATTAGACAGCAAGCAGGTGCGAAAACTGACTTTCACAGGTTCAACGGCAGTTGGGAAAAAGCTGATGAGAGACGCATCAAATACGGTCAAAAAAGTTTCAATGGAATTAGGCGGTCATGCCCCCTTTATCGTATTTGAGGACGCTGATTTAGAGAAAGCCGCAGAAGCAGCGGTTGCAAGCAAGTTCAGGAATGCAGGACAAACGTGTGTATGCACAAACCGGATTTATGTTCAGAAGGAAGCCGCAGAGGAATTTACCCGCTTGTTTGCAGAAAAGGTAAATCGTCTGCAAATCGGGAATGGCATGGATGATGATACAGATATTGGGCCATTAATTAATGAAGAGAGCCTTGATAAAGTTGTTGAACATGTGGAGGATGCCAAAGAAAAAGGCGGTGTGGTTATCTGCGGCGGATCTCTGGCAGATATGAATGCTAAAGGTGTATTCTATCAGCCTACGGTTATACAGCATGCACATGAATCGATGAAGATTGCAAGAGAAGAAACATTTGGCCCAGTGGTGCCGATTTTCACCTTCGAAACGGAAGAAGAAGCAATCGAACGGGCCAATCATCCAGAATACGGACTTGCATCTTACTGCTTCACTTCTGATTTAAATCGCGCCTTCAGGGTAATGGAATCTCTCGAATATGGCATTATTGGCATTAATGATGCGATGCCGACAACAGCGCAAGCCCCGTTCGGAGGAATGAAGGAAAGCGGTGTAGGAAGGGAAGGCGGCAAGTACGGATTGATGGAGTATCTGGAAGAGAAGTTTGTCTCATTGAATATTGGATAA
- a CDS encoding FAD-binding oxidoreductase → MDLLMKEIRSMIPSEQILTSLADRYSYSYDASFGTYLPEVVIQVKNKEEISALLKLANTFNIPVYPRGQGTSLSGGPLPVKGGMVLDMSQWNGDLKIYPDDLVAVVSPGVLTSNINQDAEKFGLMYPPDPSSAHVSTIGGNLAENSGGPRGLKYGVTKDYVIGLEVVTPEGEIIKTGGKTIKNVTGYDLTKLIVGSEGTLGIITEATLKLVPKPPASRTMMAVFDDLVQSGTAISKILTSGILPAKMEIMDQSSIIAVENYQPLGLPIEAEAILLIELDGHPLAIEEEMKKIEEIFADFESVKVKIAENMDEAQSYWRARKLVSPAIVKIKPTKVSEDATVPRSKIPDMFQKLKEIREKYDVHLVVFGHAGDGNLHPNIICDKRDTEEMIRVEKAVEEIFKAAVELGGTLSGEHGIGTLKAPFMEMELGAAGLDMMKRIKQIWDPNNILNPGKIFPEEGQKLVLRE, encoded by the coding sequence ATGGATTTATTAATGAAGGAAATAAGAAGCATGATACCTTCAGAACAAATTTTAACGAGTTTGGCTGATCGATATAGTTATAGTTATGATGCTTCATTCGGCACCTATCTTCCTGAAGTGGTCATCCAGGTGAAAAACAAGGAGGAGATTTCTGCACTTCTGAAGCTGGCAAATACATTTAACATACCGGTATACCCAAGAGGACAGGGGACTTCTTTAAGTGGAGGTCCTCTCCCTGTTAAGGGGGGAATGGTTTTAGATATGTCTCAATGGAATGGTGATTTAAAAATTTATCCTGATGATTTGGTGGCTGTCGTATCACCGGGTGTACTGACATCGAACATCAATCAGGATGCAGAAAAGTTTGGACTCATGTACCCCCCTGATCCAAGCAGCGCCCATGTATCAACGATAGGAGGGAATTTAGCGGAAAACTCCGGCGGACCGAGGGGCTTAAAATATGGGGTAACGAAGGATTATGTTATTGGGTTGGAAGTGGTGACACCTGAGGGAGAAATCATCAAAACAGGCGGAAAAACAATTAAGAATGTAACTGGCTATGACTTAACCAAATTGATCGTTGGATCGGAAGGCACGCTTGGGATCATTACGGAAGCAACACTGAAATTAGTGCCAAAGCCTCCAGCATCAAGGACCATGATGGCTGTCTTTGATGATCTTGTCCAGTCAGGCACAGCGATTTCAAAAATATTAACTTCCGGCATCCTTCCGGCCAAAATGGAGATAATGGATCAGTCTTCCATAATAGCTGTGGAGAACTATCAGCCGCTGGGGCTCCCTATTGAGGCAGAAGCCATACTCTTAATAGAACTCGATGGCCACCCTCTGGCTATTGAAGAAGAAATGAAAAAAATTGAGGAGATTTTTGCAGACTTTGAATCTGTGAAAGTGAAAATAGCAGAAAATATGGACGAAGCACAGAGTTACTGGAGAGCAAGGAAGCTGGTTTCTCCGGCTATAGTCAAAATAAAACCAACTAAAGTATCTGAAGATGCCACAGTGCCCCGCAGCAAGATTCCTGATATGTTCCAAAAGCTAAAAGAAATCCGGGAAAAATACGATGTGCATCTCGTAGTGTTTGGGCATGCGGGTGACGGAAACCTTCATCCAAATATTATCTGTGATAAAAGGGATACGGAAGAAATGATCCGGGTTGAAAAAGCGGTTGAAGAGATCTTTAAAGCTGCTGTTGAACTGGGAGGGACACTCTCCGGTGAACATGGAATTGGAACATTGAAAGCTCCTTTTATGGAAATGGAATTAGGTGCAGCCGGTCTTGATATGATGAAACGAATTAAACAAATATGGGACCCGAATAATATTTTAAATCCCGGTAAAATCTTTCCTGAAGAAGGCCAGAAGCTGGTGCTTAGGGAATGA
- a CDS encoding (Fe-S)-binding protein has translation MSTGAGLKDRLHYNETFNCVQCGYCLPVCPTYETMESEVHSPRGRINLVKMLAEDKIKAEDLREPIEKCLGCRACETACPTSVQYGKILEGAKEVLEFAEQKSKAQKISESLIFDQMFPSKRWMNTIGNLSWFYQKSGLQKMAQRTGITHLAPLHMGKFESVLPDLPSPAERKKRVQVYKASGTRKITVGFITGCVMDAIFYETNRNTIDLLTKAGADVFIPVSQTCCGALHAHAGKIADAKDLAKRNIEAFEKEEADYIVNNAGGCGATLLEYGELFKGDSDWESRAQALSNKVRDISQVLSELDGLSFTKEVNGTITFQPSCHMINVQKVKDEPLSLLKQVTSKGYREMKDKERCCGSAGIYNIVNYEDSMEILDIKMKNVKDTNASIIVTSNPGCLLQMKLGIQREGLEKSVRAVHLVDLLVEAGAVSK, from the coding sequence ATGAGTACGGGAGCCGGTCTAAAAGACAGATTACATTATAATGAGACGTTTAATTGTGTCCAATGCGGATATTGCCTGCCGGTTTGCCCCACTTACGAAACGATGGAGAGCGAGGTGCATTCGCCGCGCGGTCGCATTAATCTTGTCAAAATGCTGGCAGAAGACAAGATCAAGGCAGAGGATTTGCGGGAACCAATCGAAAAATGCCTGGGATGCCGCGCATGCGAAACTGCCTGTCCGACCAGCGTGCAGTATGGGAAGATTTTAGAAGGTGCCAAAGAAGTTCTGGAATTTGCAGAGCAAAAATCGAAAGCGCAAAAAATAAGTGAATCCTTGATTTTTGATCAAATGTTTCCATCAAAGAGATGGATGAATACAATCGGTAATCTTTCATGGTTTTATCAAAAGTCCGGGCTGCAAAAAATGGCACAAAGAACAGGGATAACTCACCTTGCTCCGCTTCACATGGGGAAATTTGAGTCCGTTCTCCCTGATCTTCCATCTCCCGCAGAAAGGAAAAAAAGGGTTCAAGTCTACAAAGCGTCTGGAACCAGAAAAATCACTGTTGGATTCATTACCGGCTGTGTCATGGATGCCATCTTCTATGAGACGAACAGGAACACAATCGACCTGCTCACCAAGGCAGGAGCTGACGTATTTATTCCTGTAAGTCAGACGTGCTGTGGAGCCCTGCATGCCCATGCTGGAAAAATAGCGGACGCTAAAGATCTTGCCAAACGAAATATAGAGGCATTTGAAAAGGAAGAAGCAGACTATATCGTTAACAATGCTGGAGGGTGCGGCGCGACTCTATTGGAATATGGTGAACTTTTTAAGGGAGACAGCGATTGGGAAAGCCGAGCACAAGCTCTTTCAAATAAGGTAAGAGATATTTCACAGGTGCTATCTGAATTAGATGGTTTGAGCTTTACCAAGGAAGTGAATGGAACCATAACCTTTCAGCCATCCTGTCATATGATCAATGTTCAAAAGGTAAAAGATGAGCCACTATCTTTGTTAAAGCAAGTAACAAGCAAAGGGTACCGTGAAATGAAGGACAAGGAACGGTGCTGTGGATCCGCAGGCATCTATAATATTGTTAACTACGAGGATTCGATGGAGATATTGGATATTAAAATGAAAAATGTGAAAGACACAAATGCATCAATTATTGTAACTTCAAATCCAGGATGCCTGCTGCAAATGAAATTAGGTATTCAAAGGGAAGGGCTTGAGAAGAGTGTAAGAGCTGTTCATCTTGTAGATTTGCTGGTGGAGGCAGGGGCGGTTTCTAAATAA